DNA sequence from the Deltaproteobacteria bacterium genome:
ATAAAACGGTTGCCCTGAAATCCTTAACGCGGAGATCTCGGGCAAACCCGGCATCACTTGGGGGACATTCGCAGCGCTCCATCCACTCGGATTACGGAACCATTCAGATACGCGTTCCGGATGATCGTCATCGCTACGTCGGCGTATTCAGTCGGTTGTCCGAGACGTGAAGGAAACGGCACCTGGGCGCCGAGAGATTCCTGCACCTTTTCCGGCAGGCCGGCCAGCATCGGTGTCTGCATGATACCCGGCGCGATGGTGACCACTCGAACGCCGTTCTTGGCCAGGTCGCGGGCCATGGGAAGGGTCATGCCGACCACCCCGCCTTTGGAGGCCGCATAAGCCACCTGACCGATTTGACCTTCCCACGCGGCGATGGAAGAGGTATGAATAATCACTCCTCTTTCGCCCCCGGCGTTGGGCGTATTGTTGACCATCACGGCTGCCGCAAGACGAGCCATGTTGAAAGAGCCGATGAGATTTACCTCAACCACCTTGGCGAACTGGCTCAAAGGCATGGGACCGTCTTTCCCCACGATCTTTCCGGGTACACCGATGCCGGCGCAATTCACCAGGATGTTCAGTCCCCCAAACGCCTTTTGGGCTTGGGCGATCGCATTTTGTCCATCGGCTTCACTGGTTACGTCCGTCTTACAGTAAATGGCGGCACCACCCAATTCAGCAGCCGTCTTTTTGCCGGTTTCTTCCACCATGTCCACGAGCACCACGCGGCCCCCCTGAGACACCAGAGCCTTGGCTGTGGCTGCTCCGAGTCCGGACGCTCCACCCGTAATAATAGCTACACTACCTTTAATCTCCATATCTACCTCCTCAGATGTTAGTTTAACAGAGCGGATCAACGGTTTTTATAAACCATAATCGGATCATGATCAATCCCGGTTTTGCTCTTTCACCTTTTCGTTCGGATCTTTCGAGCCGTGGCGCTCCCCCACCCGGCGATAAAAGGACCTTGATTTGAAGACACAATTGAAGGAAATGAAGACGCGGATACTAGTTGCACTCGTTCGGTCAACAAGGTAGGGTAGTTGGCTTGCGAGGGAATACGTTCTCTGAATCCCGGCACCGGATGGCGCTGTCCGTCGTTCGAGCGGCCGTCAGTGCGTTCGCGATTCGGGAATAACGCGCAGAAGAGAAGTTCGGACGGAACATCAGGTTTTTTCCTGAATTACGGATGCCGTGTTTTCGCGCTTCCGCATTTCCCCGAAAAGGTTCCGCTCCGTGCATCCCGTACGGAATTCGTCCACTCAGGGAAGGAGGAATCCATGGTCGATCAGCCTGATCACGGCGACGATTCGACGTCGGAAGGAAGAACGGTTCAACATTCCGAAGTCGTCATGTCAAAAGTCTTCGCGCCCGAGCATGCGGGTCCGGGTGGGATCTATGCTCACGGCGGGGAAATCATAAAACTGATGGACACGGCCGCGGGAGTCGCCGCGGTCCGGCATTCCCACTCCCCGGTGGCCACGTTGCGGGTGGAGGCGATCAATTTCTTCAATCCTATCCGAGTGGGCAATTATGTGACCGCTCGCGCCAGATTGACGTATACCAGTCAGTCTTCCATGGAAGTCCAGGTGAAGGTCTCGACCGAGGATCTGATCAATGAAAAATCCTGGGAGGCCTGCACCGCTTATTTTATTATTGTGGCCCTCAACAAGACGGGAAAACCCAAGATGGTCCCTTCCCTCTTGATTTCGTCCGAAGAAGAACGGAAGAGATTCGAAGCAGGCAAAGAACGGCACGATACCTGTCGACTGGACGAACGCTTCCGAGCGTTATGCGGAATCGACTGATCAGGAGCGATCGGCAGGCCGGCATGTTCGAGGGAGCCGTCCCGGGCTGATCGATCGACAGGCCCCGGCGGGCCGTCGGAGAAACCGTTCCCATTGACAAGATACGCCCCGTGCGCCCGTGCCAAAGGACATGACGGCGCGAAAAATACTGACCGAGTGAGGTTTGACGTACATGAGAATTCTGAAACCCGGCATGATTGACGATCGAGTTCTATTTCTGGGAAACCGGCACGTTTGTATGTACCTGGTGATGGGGGAGCAGTTCGCGCTGCTTGGAGGAGGAGTTGCCTGGGAGGTCCAGCGTTTGGAGTCCCAATTTCAGGAATACCAAGTTGACGTGAACCGCATCCGCTATCTGGTGATCTCACATGCCCACCACGATCACTGTGGCGCGGTCCCCTACCTGCTGCGCAAATACCCGCACATTCAGCCGGTGTCTTCAGAGTACTGCGCGTATCTTCTGAATAAGGACCAGCCGGTGGAACTCATCACCAAGGTAAACAAGACTACCATAAACGCCCTCAAGCGATCGCACACTTTTGAAGGCATTTCTCTTGACTTCTTTCCCATCCCCGTTGCCGTCAAGGTGGGAGACGGGGATCAACTGGATCTGGGAGGGGGACTATCGCTTCGATTTCTTTTGACCCCGGGCCATTCCAGATGCTCCATGTCCGTCTATGTTCCCGAGCTGCAAGCCTTGTTTCCAGCGGATTCGATACCTGCGCCGGAAACGGGAAAACGAGAACTCACGGTAACGGCAAACCACGACTACGACGCGTACCTGCAAAGTCTGGAAAAGCTGGAAAAGCTCCCCATCCGTCTGGTTTGTTATGAGCATGGCGGGGTCCTGACGGGCGAGGACGCGGCGGAGATCATACCCAGGGGCCTGGAAGCCACACGATTGCAACGGGCTCGTATTCAGAAGCGATTCGAGGAGTTACAGGATTTCGACCTGCTTGTGGAGGAGATATCGGATAAATTCCATCAGTTGGAGCTGTTCCGTCTGGTGCCTCCGGACCTTATGCGGGCCATAACGGAGCGCATGGTCAAAAGCGCTTTAGGCTTGGTGTAGCGGGACTCAGGTCTTTTGTGACAGCGGACGGGCAGTTGCCTTTTAATGCGAAGCCGCGCACCAAACCGGAACCATGGGGCGGCGACGTTTTCATCAGCCTACGGGAAACGATTTCCGGACGGATCCCATTATCACAACCAACGATTCTTTCATACTCATCTGCCTGTAACGGAGAAGTATATGGAAATCGAGGCGGTGCCCATCCGCAGCATTCAGATATGGGAAGCATTACACGGTCTGATACCCTATACGGACGACGACTTGGCTTTCCTCAGATCCGATCTCAAGAAGCGGGGGCAACAACTTCCTCTGGTTATAGACCAGAAGTACCGACTTCTGGACGGGCACAGACGTCTTGCCGTACTGGACGAATTAGGCGTGGACCATGCCGTATGCATAATCAAAACCTTCACCAACGATAACGAGGCATTGGAATTTGCCATAAGAAACAAGCTCTCCTGTCAATGCCTGCACCCGATCGACAGAGTACGCCTGGAAGTCAAGTTACGGGAATCACTATCAATCGTCCGATCGGACAGAAAGCGAGTCGATATCGATCGGTATATTCCGGACCGCCTGATCGATCTTCTGAAACGGAACAAAATAAAGGAAAGCTTTCTGCACAAAATGGTGTTTGAAATGAAGTCCATGGAATCGAAGGTTGGGAATAGAGGCATTGAACACATTAAACAACTATTGAACACTACGGAAGCACCCTGGCTGCATCTGTCCACCATTCGCCAGTTTTTCAAAAATCCGGACGTCGACGACGAGACAAAGCAACGGGCCATTGAAGGGAAGTGGACCGTTCACCAGATGAGCACCGTAAGCTGGGGAATGATTGAACAAAAACAGAAGCACGAGCAGGAAGAAGCGGAAAGAAGCCACGCGTCGGCCCGAGAACTGTTCGAAACGAAATATGGAAGAATACCGGAAGGAATCCCGGATGGATATCAATCGTGGGCGGAAAACAGACTTCGGCAATTCACCGACTCGTGGGGGATCACCAGGAATCGAGCCCTAACCTTATCCGATCCGGAAATGGATTTCCTGATCTCTCAGCGTCTGGAGAAGGAAATCCTGGCTCATCGGGAATCCATCGATCGCAGAAAGGCGGAGTTCGAAAAGCGTCTTCGAAACCTGACCTCCAACATCGAACAGCTCTCAAAAAAGCATCCCCGGCCTTCAGCTCCCGAGCCTTCCATCACAAAGGACTGGGAAAACCTCTCCGAATCCCTGTTGACACCCCTGGAAAGAAAATGGCGGCAAAGGCAGACGGAACTGGAAGTCCAAAAAACGCAGATCGATCGCGAATCCGGTCTGCTCGATCTGAAGTTTAAAGCGGAAGCCCTGAACAAAGAACTCAACGAGCGCTTGATACTCATCAAAAGGAGGGAGGCAACAAGGAAAAATCCCGAAGAAGATATACGCATCGAATTGCTGGGACTCCTGCCGAACA
Encoded proteins:
- a CDS encoding 3-hydroxyacyl-CoA dehydrogenase, yielding MEIKGSVAIITGGASGLGAATAKALVSQGGRVVLVDMVEETGKKTAAELGGAAIYCKTDVTSEADGQNAIAQAQKAFGGLNILVNCAGIGVPGKIVGKDGPMPLSQFAKVVEVNLIGSFNMARLAAAVMVNNTPNAGGERGVIIHTSSIAAWEGQIGQVAYAASKGGVVGMTLPMARDLAKNGVRVVTIAPGIMQTPMLAGLPEKVQESLGAQVPFPSRLGQPTEYADVAMTIIRNAYLNGSVIRVDGALRMSPK
- a CDS encoding acyl-CoA thioesterase, which codes for MVDQPDHGDDSTSEGRTVQHSEVVMSKVFAPEHAGPGGIYAHGGEIIKLMDTAAGVAAVRHSHSPVATLRVEAINFFNPIRVGNYVTARARLTYTSQSSMEVQVKVSTEDLINEKSWEACTAYFIIVALNKTGKPKMVPSLLISSEEERKRFEAGKERHDTCRLDERFRALCGID
- a CDS encoding MBL fold metallo-hydrolase is translated as MRILKPGMIDDRVLFLGNRHVCMYLVMGEQFALLGGGVAWEVQRLESQFQEYQVDVNRIRYLVISHAHHDHCGAVPYLLRKYPHIQPVSSEYCAYLLNKDQPVELITKVNKTTINALKRSHTFEGISLDFFPIPVAVKVGDGDQLDLGGGLSLRFLLTPGHSRCSMSVYVPELQALFPADSIPAPETGKRELTVTANHDYDAYLQSLEKLEKLPIRLVCYEHGGVLTGEDAAEIIPRGLEATRLQRARIQKRFEELQDFDLLVEEISDKFHQLELFRLVPPDLMRAITERMVKSALGLV
- a CDS encoding ParB N-terminal domain-containing protein; translation: MEIEAVPIRSIQIWEALHGLIPYTDDDLAFLRSDLKKRGQQLPLVIDQKYRLLDGHRRLAVLDELGVDHAVCIIKTFTNDNEALEFAIRNKLSCQCLHPIDRVRLEVKLRESLSIVRSDRKRVDIDRYIPDRLIDLLKRNKIKESFLHKMVFEMKSMESKVGNRGIEHIKQLLNTTEAPWLHLSTIRQFFKNPDVDDETKQRAIEGKWTVHQMSTVSWGMIEQKQKHEQEEAERSHASARELFETKYGRIPEGIPDGYQSWAENRLRQFTDSWGITRNRALTLSDPEMDFLISQRLEKEILAHRESIDRRKAEFEKRLRNLTSNIEQLSKKHPRPSAPEPSITKDWENLSESLLTPLERKWRQRQTELEVQKTQIDRESGLLDLKFKAEALNKELNERLILIKRREATRKNPEEDIRIELLGLLPNNWESMPEKDWKHFQRAFRLVLHPDRRGKDFTHTSSVVNALLDYANQKRSFKISP